The nucleotide sequence CGGGGTGCTGGGGGTCGTCGGCGCCGCGGTGCTCGGCGGGCTGTGGACGCCGCTCGACGTCGTCGTCCTCGCGGCCTCCCTCGTCGCGCTCCTGCTCTGGCTGCGCTGGTCGCAGCAGTCGCTGACGACCGGCACGGGCCACGTCGCCGCCCTCGCCTCGCTGGCCGGCGGCGCGGTGTGGCTCGTCGGCCTCTCGGGGTGGGCCGGGGAGGTGGGTGGCCCGCTCGCCGCGTGGCTCGGCTGGGCCCGGCTGCCCGGGGTGCTCGACGGGGTCGGCCCCGGGCAGGTCCTCCTCGTCGCGGGCCTGCTGCTGGCCAACCTCGCGACCGGCAACGTCGTCGTGCGCCTCGTCCTCGTCGCGATCGGCGCGGCCCGGCCGAGCAACCACGCCGTCCCGCTCTCCGGCCCGGACGCCTCCGAGCAGCTGCGCGGCGGGCGCCTGCTCGGGCCGATGGAGCGCGTCCTCATCGTCGGCCTCGGCCTCGCCGGCCAGCTCGGCGCGGCCGGGCTCGTCATCGCGGCCAAGGGGCTCATCCGCTTCCCCGAGCTGCAGAGCAAGCGCTCGGAGCGCGAGTCCGTCGACGGCGTCGGCATCGACGAGGTCACCGAGTACTTCCTCGTCGGGTCCTTCGTCTCCTGGCTGCTGGCCCTCGGCGCCCTCGTCCTCGCCCGCTGACGCCCCCCCTTGCCGAGGCCGGGTCGGGGCGGCTCAGACGTCGATGATGCGGCCGCGGTACTCGGCCGGGAAGTCGGCGCTGGTGTCGCCGGCGACGAGCAGCCGGTAGGTCATCGCCGCCGCCTCCTCGAGGTTGAGCGCGCGGCGCAGCGCCATCGGCACGGTGTCGCCGAGCGTCGAGCAGCCGTGGTGCGCGAGGACGACGGCGTCGTGGTCGCGGGCCGCCTCGGCCGCCGCCTGCGCGAGCTCCTCGGTGCCCGAGGGCAGGAAGGGCACCCGGCCGTTCGAGCCGAGGTAGTACTGGTGGTCGAGCGTCGTGAAGCGGATCGGCGCCCCGAGCAGGTCGACGAGCAGGACGTGCTGCGGGTGCAGGTGGACGATCGCACCGACGTCCTCGCGCACGGCGTAGGTGCGGGCGTGCAGCTTCCACTCGACCGACGGGCGCTCGGCGCCGCCCCGGTGCTCGCCCGCGAGCGAGAGCTCCGCGAAGTCCTCCGGGCGCAGCCGGTCCAGCCACGTCCCGGTGCCCGTCACGAGGAAGGCGTCGGTGCCCGGGACCCGGGCCGAGAGGTTGCCCCCCGACGCCTGGACCAGGCCGCGCTCCACGACGTGGCGTCCGGTGTCGACGAGCTGCTCGAGGAGGTCCTCGCGGGTCGGGGTCACGGGGAGATCATCGCGCACGCCGCCGGGCGGCCCGGCTCAGGCGCGCACGTAGCGGGTGAGCAGGACCCCGTGGGGGAGCGGGGTGCTG is from Arthrobacter sp. NEB 688 and encodes:
- a CDS encoding class II aldolase/adducin family protein produces the protein MTPTREDLLEQLVDTGRHVVERGLVQASGGNLSARVPGTDAFLVTGTGTWLDRLRPEDFAELSLAGEHRGGAERPSVEWKLHARTYAVREDVGAIVHLHPQHVLLVDLLGAPIRFTTLDHQYYLGSNGRVPFLPSGTEELAQAAAEAARDHDAVVLAHHGCSTLGDTVPMALRRALNLEEAAAMTYRLLVAGDTSADFPAEYRGRIIDV